One Rosa chinensis cultivar Old Blush chromosome 3, RchiOBHm-V2, whole genome shotgun sequence DNA window includes the following coding sequences:
- the LOC112192812 gene encoding xylan glycosyltransferase MUCI21 has protein sequence MVRYQRSHQWKKGEKHIDEDEESQTFLMEFANSGYYKRSSPKLLYLLFISLLSCSFILAPHLFSSSTTFSLLYSTLIEDEGLAGDMNINAPLCSSISDGAICCDRSSIRSDICIMKGDVRTQSTSFSIFVYGSEDRSSSKSLFSGIVEENEELQHERIKPYTRKWETSVMNTIDELHLIAKKDSTLGPYQQQCDVQHDVPAVFFSTGGYTGNVYHEFNDGIVPLYITSQHFDKKVVFVIQDYHNWWVMKYGDILSQLSDYPPIDFSGDKRTHCFPEAIVGLRIHDELSVDSSLMERNKDIVDFRDVLDRAYWPRIRGLIQDEEREAQEKLSVSPTFESSLEIKKEVQEDQLLKKPKLLIISRNGSRAITNENLLVKMAEKIGFEVEVLRPDRTTELAKIYRALNASDVMIGVHGAAMTHFLFMKPHSVFIQVIPLGTEWAAEEYYGEPAKKLGLKYIGYQILARESSLYGKYDRDDPVLRDPQSVNKKGWEYTKKIYLDGQTVRLDLGRFRKRLVRAYDYMLSRMNQRPHLQYSQ, from the exons ATGGTGCGCTATCAGCGGAGTCATCAGTGGAAAAAAGGTGAAAAGCATATAGACGAAGATGAAGAGTCTCAGACGTTTCTGATGGAGTTTGCAAACTCTGGTTATTACAAAAGATCAAGCCCCAAGCTTCTCTATCTTCTCttcatctctcttctctcttgcaGCTTCATATTAGCCCCTCACCTTTTCAGTTCCAGcaccactttctctctcttat ATTCAACTCTGATAGAAGATGAAGGGCTTGCTGGTGATATGAATATAAATGCTCCCCTGTGTTCTTCGATCTCTGATG GAGCTATATGTTGTGATCGTAGCAGTATTCGTTCAGATATTTGTATCATGAAAGGGGATGTGAGAACCCAGTCTACTTCCTTTTCGATCTTTGTCTATGGATCTGAAGACAGAAGTAGCTCCAAAAGTCTGTTTTCAGGTATTGTTGAGGAAAATGAGGAACTCCAACACGAAAGGATCAAACCATACACCCGGAAATGGGAAACTAGTGTGATGAACACCATTGATGAATTACACCTCATTGCAAAGAAAGACAGTACTCTAGGCCCGTACCAACAACAGTGTGATGTCCAACATGATGTTCCAGCTGTGTTTTTCTCGACTGGGGGCTATACCGGTAATGTTTATCATGAATTCAATGATGGGATTGTGCCATTGTACATTACCTCCCAGCATTTCGACAAAAAGGTTGTGTTTGTCATTCAGGATTATCATAATTGGTGGGTCATGAAATATGGAGACATTCTTTCACAGCTATCAGATTATCCACCTATAGACTTCAGTGGAGATAAGAGAACTCATTGCTTCCCTGAGGCCATTGTTGGTCTGAGAATTCATGACGAGCTTTCTGTTGATTCTTCACTGATGGAGAGGAATAAGGACATTGTTGATTTCCGGGATGTCCTAGACAGAGCTTACTGGCCTCGAATTAGAGGTCTAATTCAAGATGAGGAACGAGAAGCGCAGGAGAAGCTTTCAGTGTCTCCCACATTTGAAAGCTCCTTAGAAATCAAAAAAGAAGTGCAAGAAGATCAACTTTTGAAGAAGCCTAAACTGCTAATCATATCTCGGAATGGATCAAGAGCGATAACTAATGAAAATTTATTGGTGAAGATGGCTGAGAAAATCGGttttgaagttgaggttttgAGACCAGACCGCACGACAGAGTTGGCAAAGATTTATCGGGCACTTAATGCGAGTGATGTCATGATTGGAGTTCATGGTGCTGCTATGACTCATTTTCTCTTCATGAAGCCGCACTCTGTTTTCATCCAAGTTATTCCTCTCGGAACTGAATGGGCAGCAGAAGAGTATTATGGAGAACCTGCAAAGAAGCTTGGCTTGAAATACATTGGCTATCAAATTCTCGCAAGAGAGAGCTCTTTGTATGGCAAATATGATAGAGATGATCCTGTTCTTCGAGATCCACAGAGCGTAAACAAAAAGGGATGGGAATACACAAAGAAAATCTATCTTGATGGCCAAACTGTGAGATTAGACCTTGGGAGATTTCGGAAACGTTTGGTTCGTGCTTATGATTACATGTTGAGTAGAATGAACCAGCGTCCCCATCTGCAATATTCACAGTGA